GCTGGACAGGACGATGCGATGGGCGAAGGCAAAAGCGACCGTTCTGGCAAAAGGTAACATTTCGCGCGGCTTCTTACCAGCCGCGATCGAAGTATATACACGTTGCACTGTTTATAACTTTAACTATTTAACCCAGGGGGAGGGTCTATAGAATAATCATTTCCCACGCATGTTGTTTTGTTCCGCAATGATTTATAAATGGCAAAGTTTGAGATAATGGAATATTATGAcgttaacaatatatattagcaatttcacgaattttgaagaaaaaagagcaaattttttttgcaaaattggttttcttttctttctccattaaataagtattttttgtGCAAGTTTATGTCGAAAACAATCCACTAATTAAAATGAACTCTttgcaataatcaaaatgtcgttatttttttttgaagatgtatttttgtaataagattTTTTCTATAAGAAAATGATTGATGTCTGCTTTTAACTCTCACTAAACAATTATTTGTCTCTTTCCAGTTCAGTTTTATCCTacacttgaaaaattattttgtatgagGAGTTATGGCTCTTTTGGTGAGTTTTATTCAATTGCTGTAAATTACTGCAGCGATATGCAGATATACCGCAGAATATACGATTTACGCCAAGATAAGACCTATTTTATAAACAGTGGAACCGTATGTGTGCTGCTAATAGCGCGCGTTTCAAAATACACATTCAAGATTTAGGGCACGGCACGTGCTCTATGTGTGTATACGAAGTATCCCTAATTAGATGATTGCTCCTAACGATTTTCATTAATCTATATCGAAGATTATTCACGATTATCAGCATCAACTTTAATTTCCCGTTTGCGCGCGTGATACTTTCGATAATCTCCTTAATACGATAAGTGGCAAGCACTTCGCGGTCGTGGGTGTGCTTTCAGTCGAGTGATCATCGCCTAAAGTCGTTTAATCCCATTTTCTCCGATCGCGCCAGTCACGCCTGCACAATGATGTAACAGCTCAAAAACGCGTCGATAGCGTTTACcgcattaatttcttaaagcagtcaaagatttaatttcaaaatgacGAATGTACCactaaatctttataaaatttctgaagGAAATCCCATAAGGGATTTAGAATTTCTAAAGGGAGTTCAAGACAGTTTAggcttttatatcttttaatgaCAAAATACTTCTTTTTTCAGGAAAAACAATTAAGACACAAGTTAAAACttgtgaaaatatatgaagcaatattttattctaagaTTAATGAAAGATAAGCGAGAgcataaatattgcaatattgctAAGTAAAATGTTCAACTCGGCTCGGTTTCTAATTAGAACTCGCTGATTCGAAAAGCTCAGGGTGAGGCGAGGGAGATGGGCGAGACTTTTGATGGCCACGGCCTGGATTCCACCTACTAAGGAAGCTCGCGTGCAAGCACCAGCGGTGGTTGCGGCGGCTCTGTAAAATGCGTTCAGATTGAATCACGCACCAAGGCTGCAGAACAACTGACCGGCCGGCCGGTATGCTGGATCACGAGTTCGCCGAGTGCGTGCGACCACGTGGCTCGGACATTAATTTAGCCGCGCATACAAATTTGTCGTGcgcgaggggggggggggaattgGCGTGGGGAGCAGTAAGTAGAGCCGGTTTAAAATCGGGGCCATTGGGTCGAAACGAAACGTGGCTCGGCTTTGCGAATTGACCTGGAATAAATCGTACCGTGCtgaacgagagagaaaaatgtaaatgcgATGCGAAAAGAAAAGCCGACGCGAAATCAGATCGATAACGTTGTCAACTGCTTCGTGCGAGGAGTTGAAGAGCCGGGGACAAAATATAttggcagcggtgggattcGAACCCACGCCTCCGAAGAGACTGGTGCCTTAAACCAGCGCCTTAGACCGCTCGGCCACGCTACCATATACGAATTGTTCCCCCTCACACCGACATGCAGGGTCATTTTGCTAATTATGGGGTGGCTTTGATTGTTTATATGATAACTATTgcttgaatttatattaagtgCGTGTAATAccttcgaaatattttacaatattccaCGATAAAGCAAATCAACGTGTCAGATTCTTATCGATTAAAcgtattttatacttttcttaataTGAGAGAAGCAttctctttgttttttttttttttattagattttattcatTCTGATAAAATGCGAATagttgattaatattaaatattaatataaatattaaataaatagcaCACTCATCGTCATCATTTTTcacttattcttttttttttcagaaccgttttttgataattaaactCCACCAGGAAATAATTTCTCTACTTTTCGGGATTTCGATATGGAGCGCAATCATTCAAACCACGGCATTTCGGAAACATCTTATAAATGTCACGACGCTTGTCCTGGACAATAATATGCGAGGGTTGACGTGCGCGCGAGCCATTACGCCAGgatgagatttatttttcaagctCCCGCGTTTCGCAAATCGATTCGTCGCGCCTGGGAGAGCCGTTGTAACGGCATGTACGGTGCTTTCGTACCATTCTCTTCCTGTTTCTCGTTCGCCCTGTGCCACCGCGCCACTCCTCGCCGGCCCACCCTCTCTCGCATCCCTTGATTCGCGACCTCGGTTTTAGTCATTTTTAGTAAGCTCAGATCGTCCATCCGCTTCGCGTCGCGCGAATCGTCTCGGCTGTTTTGAATATTCGAAAAGTCGACAATCCGGATCAGCGAAGTTCCAAgctttaacaaaatatttggaaaaaaaaacttgacgAATAACtctttaaaatacaattagcTGTTAAACGAAgtaaattgtgtataaaattattatgaaactCACGATACCGCTTTGTAATTGAAATCACGAGCAGGCAGAGATCCTCGTCTCGTGGCGTCGGCAAGTCGTCCTCGGATTCGGAGATAACGCACGGCAGAGGCAAGGGGAAAGGACGCAGGGGCAAGACCAAGGAGAGATGGCCGTTCCTCGAAGGACTGACGGTCGACGAATTGGCTCGTTACCGGAGGAGACGCGTGCAGGATCGGCCGAAGGACAATCTCCAGCCTCACGCGGACTTTGCGGTCCAGAATCCTGCGTCTGAGTACCGGCATGCCTTCGGTGTAAATGTCGTGGAATTTTCTAAGGTATCTATAAGGTACAACTTTGCTCTTCACAAGAACCCTTCCGTTAGTCGTTAatcttattattgtatttataaaaatgtagcgCACAAATTTCTTCTCAAACATAATTTGAGTGTATTGTGactttaaaagataaaatttagtgATTCAGAAATAAGAGGatgatatatcaaaataatttatattaacagcGTGTATCATGTAATAGGAAGATGTATGGCCGATAGAGGAGAGGAAACCTGAGGAATATTTAGACGAAGAAAGAGCTCTCGAAGATGCGCACTCTTCGTATTGCGTGGATCTTGAAGAACGCGAAGCGATCGAGGATCCAACTGCGAACGAAGAGGGTGATTTCTCACCATTGGTCTATGGAAACGAGACGATGGAGACAAGAGTGGACGCTCCGCAGTTTGAAACTCCATTTCGCCGTCCGTCACTTATCAGAAGGTAAAACTGTTCATTATTATTGCTATAAGCtgcattaataatacaattaaaatttattaaatatataatagaatgtaaataattttaatataattcgcgatgaaatattttctcgtaataaaacgtgcaatttttagtaacaaaaaaaaaaatgtgtaacatTAAGAaagctttataataaaagatcgtGACAGCAcgactgatatttattttaatgcggTCATTTGTTCGATTTCGTGAGGCCTATCTATCTTTTCCTGTTTCTGTAAATTCAGGACATTATTCCGAGACACGCGAATTCGCGTAAATATCAGAGAGACAAAACTAACTGTCATGCAACTAAATTGGTAACAAAATCGACTTTCCGCTTTCTTTTGCTTCTTATTGGATTTTCGTGACATCTGATAAAGTACAGAGACGTATATTTCAAGACATTTCTCATAATTAAGTGAACGATTATATAAGTTATACTCTTTTTCTCATATCAAACGCTAAGTATTGCAGAGAATTAAATTCCATGCAATGCGATGAGCGACGTCTAATcggaaactttttaaaaattggaatcaatttataaaacttggaaATTAAcgtaaagtatattattaaaagctaatatcaaaaattaattaaaattattgttattgcgaAAAGGGGCACCAGCTTAAAGTGCAGCGGCGACTTCTACACGGACACGGAAACGTATTCGGCGTATGTACCTTACGAGGGTCAACATCGGGCCGAGCTCGCGCGTCGACCCACGTCCTTGAAGATGGAAGGCGAGCTGGACACTATGACGGAGAAATGCGAGAAGTTCATCGAGTGGCTCAACGTTAGTCGACCGGAACTCATGCGCATACCTACTCATTTGAAGATGGAGGGCGAGCTAGAGACGGCGACGGAAAATCAAGACAAATACGTTCCCTTCGTGGGTGCGCGAAGACCGGAATTGTTGAGACGGAGCACCAATTTGAAACTCGAGGGCGACACTTATTTCATACCGGAGTACACCGATGTATTCAGAGACTACAGTGGCAAAGGTAAtaacgttaaattaaattaatagaaaaataggCTATAAAAATCTAAGTGTGCAAAACATCTTTTTTCTGTTAATTTGTTTGCTTTAGAATGATTACAgccatttctcttttttcttggGGTACATATTATAGATAGATTGCAGCCGAAGAAGCCTCAAACGCATTTGAAAGCCCAAGGCGACTTTTTTCAAAGCACAGAAAACACCGAAAATTTCGTTCATCCCAGCATTAAGCAGGCGCAAGAGACGTTCGAACGAATGAAAGACGATGATGAGGAGGAAGAATGGATGAAAGATCAAGAGGAGAAGCGTAAGAAGGAAGAAGAGATGAAAATGCTGATATCGAAGTTGGAAGATTTAAATGGTCGGTCGCTCGAAATTCCGGAGTATCGAGATGCGTACAAGGTATTTATTGtgctattttaaatataaaaaaaacatctttTCTACTTTGCACGGGAAATGTGTTTGAGATCGATATCCAATTACTTTAGGATTTTCCACGCGAACGACCGAAGATCACGAAGCCGGATGACGAGATTGGCCGTGCCGACGGCTCTAAGGTATCCTCGCCGTCGCGTTCCAAATTTTGCATGAAGATTGATCAAGATCCGGAATACCAATCCAAGTATCTCGAGTATCCGCGGGACCGTCCTATCTATCGTAAGCCACCGCCGATGCTGCGACCGACGAGGATCTCCTCCTCTGGGCGCAACAGCGCCTGCCTCGGCAGACCGATTCATTATCAGGAATGTCGCATGTTTGAGTACGAACCTACTAGCGAGGTGAGATCCCAATATGTGCCTTACGGATACGTACCAAAAGTCGAGACACTGAAAATGCCGACAAATCTGCGGCTGGAGGGTAACTTTGACCTTCAGCCGGAATATAGAAACGCCTATTGCGCGAGATACGATCGTCAGGGCTACGGTGAATCTAAAACAACCTGCGGCAGGAACGAACGCAGTCCGAGCGCTacgaagagaaaagagaattaCTGGTTGAGCGATAATAATGATGGTCGGTGCGATAGAACAGCTGTAGGCCAAGGACAGGACGCTTTTTGTGTGCTGGACACGCGGATTCACGAAGACAACGTCACTGGAAAACCGCCGCCGGCCAGcagaaagtatattaaaatttattcgtatttgattaaagaaagaaaatccTTGACTTATAATTCAAGGCGAGCGAGCCGAGATTAATGTCTTAAAGTTTCTCTTTTAAAATCGAGTCTTTATAGATGAAGATTTTTAGACTTTAAGATTCTTGTTTTCcctaatgtaattatattgaatatcgGAAGCGAGAATTTTTTGAACTTAAAAATCCACACTTTTTTTACGCCAAATTTTTTACTCTAAAAACAATCGCAATTTTCAGAGGCTCCAGGCTGTCTCAAGTCACTGTGGCGCCGAGACCGACGCAGATAGAAGTAGCGGATCGCACAATCGCCACAAGAACGCGATCCCCCAGTCCAACGTATCGGCTTCAAGTGTGCGACGTCGACAACGAACCGCGAGGTTTCGGCCGACCCGGCCAATTCTCCGGAAGAGTACGCAGCCCTTCGGCCGATCgtttgattcaaaataacgTCACCAGACCGTACTCGCCCAGCTTCGGCAGGGACAAGCAGAATCGTCGCGCCAACGATCAACCATTCGTCATTTTGAATAACGCCTCGAAAAGTGTATCGGGTAAAAGCGAAGCTCGCAAAAGACGCACCGACAGAAACGTCGATGTCACGATACCGATCTCTCGCGGAAGAACGCCTAGAACGCCGACCAGGTGGATGCCACCGTGGTACGACAATACGAACACGATCTAAACCTCGGTCGGTCGTAGAGCTCACTGAAGAAGTGTGTTCCATAGATCATATTCTGctacttgtaatttttacacaacGCAAATGAAAGGAAACGATAAATGGACACTGCCTATAACTTCATACGTAGTTAATCCGGGAATGATGGCATGGAATCTTTTAGATTCTaagaattattgtaataataagcCGCtaagtgtatttttttttttttttttttttttttgtatattttttataggtttttttttccagaaaataaaaagatttatatcgTAATGTCctcgaatattaataaaatgcagaGTAGTCTATgatatgcaatatattgtaTTGATTTTTAGATAGGGTCTAAAAACATGCCACGCAATCTTCCAcgcaaaacaaaaacaaacCACGCGATCATTCCCAGGATAACTGAAGccaatgaaaaagaaatgattaaTTCCAATTTGGTTCGTGGATATTTGtgtatgtattttatcataaCGTATAGAGCGACTATTAATCTTCCTTACACAGattctctaaaaaaatttactaggGATAAAATGTACACGATCTTCTACAAAAGCAAAACTCAGAATTAATCATAATCATTCAGGGCTAAATGTGAGACATGAGTAGATCTGTAATTCATTCTACGTCCGCATCTTAACGCACAATAAGCAGTAAGGATAAGTAGTCGCGAAATGAATATTAAAGTATCTTTCATTCTATTGAAGAATATAAAGTTGTAATTGATAGATATTTAAGTTTTTGAAATctcaaagaaaatttattttagatgaaCTATGAAATTGTTAGATTTTTAACTGTTCTGGTTCGATATATCAACGCATGTTAATTGTTACAACCGCAGTAGATTAAACAAGATACCTCGTACTACTGCCAATATTTGTTAATCTGTATGATATCAAATATATGGACGATgtccaattttatttgtagtgGCCTTTATTTGAAATGTCACTTTGTGGATTgcgataaaattgcattacacTCCATTGTTGTACGTAAATTtcctaataattttattataatattaatttctatctaATACTGTCAAAATCATTTTGCATAacaactatttattaatttattattatcaaagttaatatattattttttaattattattaaagcgcTATGTCGAAAATTGtgacttaaaaatttattatgttattaaaagaatattttagtGCGCAATGAATTGAAGTAAGCTATTTCAAAATCGAGTTCGATAATGTTGAAAATCTAGTTATATATTTAGCCAATCAGaagcaaagaaatttttgctGTTTGGACAAATCTCATGTTCAAGGCCTTTATTTTCTCCGAGATTGAcgatctttattattatctactCGATGATAGTTTGATCGCGCGGCACCAGTGATCAGTAGTCCACGTCAGTTGCTCTGTTCAGCCCTGTTTATACAGCTTCTTGGTGATATAACCTGTGAACAGTGTATTCTTCGAAACGTGTGAAACTACGTAGCGCTTGATAAATGAAACGTTTATGCAGATGAcaagttatttaaatattctctaGCGTAGATAAGGTATTTGATGAGGTCTCTCAAGTCGGTTGAAATTGCACCGAGTGTACGAGACGAACGTAATAATCGGCaataatattctgaatatCGACGAGTAACGTAACGTATTTTTCCTTTCCGACAGTGTAGCAAAATGCATTGGACGCTATGCGCACTGATCATCGGATCGTTCGgatgcaaatatatacatgcTCAGGCGCAACGGGTCGCGCCGGGTGTACCGCCGCAGCATTATCAACAGGTAGGTTATGTTCTTGAATGTGTTGGCAAACATATGGTACGATTGCTTCGCAGTGTGTGACGTGGAAGCTCACTTCAAAGTGTTTACATGGCTTGA
This window of the Linepithema humile isolate Giens D197 chromosome 1, Lhum_UNIL_v1.0, whole genome shotgun sequence genome carries:
- the LOC105679807 gene encoding uncharacterized protein, translated to MGEGKSDRSGKRQRSSSRGVGKSSSDSEITHGRGKGKGRRGKTKERWPFLEGLTVDELARYRRRRVQDRPKDNLQPHADFAVQNPASEYRHAFGVNVVEFSKEDVWPIEERKPEEYLDEERALEDAHSSYCVDLEEREAIEDPTANEEGDFSPLVYGNETMETRVDAPQFETPFRRPSLIRRGTSLKCSGDFYTDTETYSAYVPYEGQHRAELARRPTSLKMEGELDTMTEKCEKFIEWLNVSRPELMRIPTHLKMEGELETATENQDKYVPFVGARRPELLRRSTNLKLEGDTYFIPEYTDVFRDYSGKDRLQPKKPQTHLKAQGDFFQSTENTENFVHPSIKQAQETFERMKDDDEEEEWMKDQEEKRKKEEEMKMLISKLEDLNGRSLEIPEYRDAYKDFPRERPKITKPDDEIGRADGSKVSSPSRSKFCMKIDQDPEYQSKYLEYPRDRPIYRKPPPMLRPTRISSSGRNSACLGRPIHYQECRMFEYEPTSEVRSQYVPYGYVPKVETLKMPTNLRLEGNFDLQPEYRNAYCARYDRQGYGESKTTCGRNERSPSATKRKENYWLSDNNDGRCDRTAVGQGQDAFCVLDTRIHEDNVTGKPPPASRKGSRLSQVTVAPRPTQIEVADRTIATRTRSPSPTYRLQVCDVDNEPRGFGRPGQFSGRVRSPSADRLIQNNVTRPYSPSFGRDKQNRRANDQPFVILNNASKSVSGKSEARKRRTDRNVDVTIPISRGRTPRTPTRWMPPWYDNTNTI